GTGGTCCATATAAAAGTTCTTAAGGGGATATTCGTCAAACCCGGAAAGAGATTGACCAGGAAAAAGGGAAATACTGGAATTAAACGGAGAGTCAAAAGGTAGTTTCTGCCGTTCTCCTCCATCTCTTTATTGAATTTTGCCAGCTTGTCGGCGTATTTCTTCTGGATCATTTCACCAAAGAAGTAGCGGGATGCCATAAAGAGAATGGCCGCACCGCTGGTTGCACCAATATTTATATAGAGAACCGAAAAGAGGGGACCAAAGAGGAATCCTCCCGTCAGTGTCACCGCTGTTGCTCCCGGAATAGACAGGGCGACGACCGCCATATACAGAAAGATATAGATCAGAACTGCAGGGAAGTACCAGTTTTGTACGGCTTCCAGCAGCTTGTCCTTATTGGCTAAGAGGGCTTTCAGATCCAGCAGGTTTCTGGCGGGGGTCAGAGTAAAGACCAGTGCTAAAAGGATGATCACAAGGACCAGATAAACCAGTCTATTTTTATAATGTTTCTTTACCATGTCCCAATTGTAGTCCCCCTGAAGGCATCCTTTCAACATTGAGGAGTGAAACGCGGATTTATCTGGCTTAAAATCCTCAAATCTGCTATTTTTTAGGGAATGATACATCCCAACGAGTCAACCGCCGATCAGCACTTCCTCTATTATCTGGACAAGAAAATGCTCCTGGAAGAGGATCGTATCTTCAGGATAGGCCGGGACAGCTCCTGCGAAATTGTTCTGGATGAGAGAACCGTCTCCCGGATTCATGCTGAAATCCGCAGGGAAGGGGACAAGATCCGGATCGTGGATATGGGCAGTACCAACGGCATTCAGATCAATTACCGCGTCATGAAAGACCATGTCCTCCAGGATGAAGACAGGATTACCATCGGACCGTTTATCCTGGTGTACCGGGTTCTGGATCAGGACCGGAGCGTTCCTGTCCGGTCAGAGGAGAATCTGCTCTCAGAAACACTGGTGATGGAAAGCAAGATAGCAACCATCCTCCAGAGCATCACGGAACAGGAAGTCCGGAATCAGCTCTTTGAGTTAAAACATATCATCAATCAGACCAAGGAAAAACTCTCCCGCCTGGCTCACATCGACAGGCTGACTCTCCTCTATAACCGGCGGTATTTTGACGATGTCCTGTCCCGGGAAGTGGAGAGAGCCCGCCGGTATAAACAGCCTCTGTGTCTACTGATGCTGGATATCGATTTGTTTAAGAAGGTCAATGATGTCCACGGCCATCCCAAGGGGGATCAGGTGCTCACGGAGATTGCTTCCATCATCAGTGACAATATCCGGATGATTGATATCGCCGCCCGTTACGGCGGCGAAGAGATGGTGGTGATTCTGCCGGAAACCGATTTGGACAGTGCTCTTACCGCTGCGGAAAAGCTGCGGAGTGCCATAGAAAAAGAATCGACCCTGCGGACGGGACTGGATATTACTATGAGCATCGGTGCCGCTGCTTTTATTCCTTCCGAGAATGCCGTTCAGGACCTGATCGCCCGGGCCGATGCTGCCTTGTACCGAGCCAAGGAGAAGGGTCGTAATCGTGTAGCTTATTCGGGGGAGTCTGAAGATCCCTCCGTCCCGCTGCCGGGGTGATTTTCCCATATTTTTAAGGATGCCTTGCCGGCTTTTCTTCTTATATAATCAATCCCTTTATAGATGGACCTCTTTTGTATTAATTTAATCTCCAGAACTCTTTTCCCGGGAAAATCCATCATCCAGAGGCCTGCGAAGATGGTCAGG
The sequence above is a segment of the Oceanispirochaeta sp. genome. Coding sequences within it:
- a CDS encoding TVP38/TMEM64 family protein — translated: MVKKHYKNRLVYLVLVIILLALVFTLTPARNLLDLKALLANKDKLLEAVQNWYFPAVLIYIFLYMAVVALSIPGATAVTLTGGFLFGPLFSVLYINIGATSGAAILFMASRYFFGEMIQKKYADKLAKFNKEMEENGRNYLLTLRLIPVFPFFLVNLFPGLTNIPLRTFIWTTSLGIIPGSFAYAYLGYAGSTFEAGEGVPPQLILAMVFLGLMSLLPVVVKRIRKNRSDLSGNGLE
- a CDS encoding GGDEF domain-containing protein, translated to MIHPNESTADQHFLYYLDKKMLLEEDRIFRIGRDSSCEIVLDERTVSRIHAEIRREGDKIRIVDMGSTNGIQINYRVMKDHVLQDEDRITIGPFILVYRVLDQDRSVPVRSEENLLSETLVMESKIATILQSITEQEVRNQLFELKHIINQTKEKLSRLAHIDRLTLLYNRRYFDDVLSREVERARRYKQPLCLLMLDIDLFKKVNDVHGHPKGDQVLTEIASIISDNIRMIDIAARYGGEEMVVILPETDLDSALTAAEKLRSAIEKESTLRTGLDITMSIGAAAFIPSENAVQDLIARADAALYRAKEKGRNRVAYSGESEDPSVPLPG